One Scomber scombrus chromosome 1, fScoSco1.1, whole genome shotgun sequence DNA segment encodes these proteins:
- the nucb2a gene encoding nucleobindin-2a, with protein sequence MRFSIHNKMCWSRALLLLLVQLLSVEAVPISMDKTKVKEPEKKPEEPPASVETGLHYDRYLREVIDFLEKDQHFREKLHNTDMEDIKQGKLAKELDFVSHHVRTKLDELKRQEVNRLRTLIKAKQDLEGGNDIAVDHQALLKQFEYLNHMNPHTFEVDDLDRLIKSATKDLENYDKERHEEFKKYEMMKEHDRREHLKTLDEDERQKEEDHYEEMRKKHADHPKVNHPGSQNQLKEVWEEADGLDPEDFDPKTFFNLHDTNGDGFFDEQELEALFTKELEKIYDPTNEEDDMVEMEEERLRMREHVMNEVDSNKDRLVSLDEFLVATKKKEFLEPDSWETLEQNQAYTDEEMREFEEHLAQQEQDLNLKTVDLQKQRDELERQQEQLNAQKIELQQAVEHMERLKSQKVEPPPEVHVEGNFIPEVHADDIQLHPDQAAQLQEHQPAAHAQDPQDTPQEHNNPHNQDPQGQQGLPQTHQDLLPGHQEAPQGQHNLP encoded by the exons ATGAGGTTCAGCATTCATAATAAA ATGTGTTGGAGCCGGGCCCTACTCCTCCTGCTGGTCCAGCTGCTGAGTGTGGAGGCAGTGCCCATCAGtatggacaaaacaaaagtcaaagaGCCTGAGAAGAAGCCTGAGGAGCCTCCAGCTAGTGTG GAAACAGGACTCCACTATGACCGCTACCTCAGGGAAGTCATCGATTTTCTAGAAAAAGATCAGCATTTCAGAGAAAAACTCCACAATACAGACATGGAAGACATCAAG CAAGGTAAACTGGCCAAAGAGTTGGACTTTGTCAGCCATCACGTCAgaacaaaactggacgagttgaAGAGGCAGGAGGTAAACCGGCTCCGAACCCTGATTAAGGCCAAGCAAGACCTTGAAGGAGGGAACG ACATAGCTGTGGACCACCAGGCTCTGCTAAAACAGTTTGAATACTTGAACCACATGAACCCACATACATTTGAAGTGGATGACCTGGATCGGCTCATCAAATCG GCCACTAAAGATCTGGAGAACTACGACAAAGAGAGACATGAGGAGTTCAAGAAGTATGAAATGATGAAAGAGCACGACAGACGGGAACACCTGAAGACACTGGATGAggatgaaagacagaaagaagaggaCCACTatgaggagatgaggaaaaAGCATGCTGACCACCCTAAAGTCAACCATCCA GGTAGCCAGAATCAACTTAAGGAGGTGTGGGAGGAAGCAGATGGCTTAGACCCGGAGGATTTTGACCCCAAAACCTTTTTCAACCTGCATG ATACCAATGGAGATGGTTTCTTTGACGAACAGGAACTGGAGGCACTGTTCACCAAGGAG CTGGAAAAAATCTATGACCCAACAAATGAGGAGGATGATATggtggagatggaggaggagaggttaCGTATGAGAGAGCATGTTATGAACGAG GTGGATTCTAACAAAGACAGACTGGTCTCTTTAGATGAGTTCCTGGTTgctacaaagaaaaaagagttCTTGGAGCCAGATAGTTGGGAG ACGCTGGAGCAGAACCAGGCTTACACAGATGAGGAGATGAGGGAGTTTGAGGAGCACCTTGCTCAGCAAGAACAGGACCTCAACCTGAAGACTGTTGACCTccagaaacagagagatgagCTGGAGAGGCAACAGGAGCAGCTTAATGCACAGAAAATTGAGCTGCAACAG GCGGTTGAGCATATGGAACGGCTGAAATCACAGAAAGTAGAACCCCCTCCTGAGGTTCATG TTGAAGGAAATTTTATCCCAGAGGTACATGCAGATGACATCCAGTTGCATCCTGACCAAGCAGCCCAACTCCAAGAGCATCAGCCTGCAGCCCATGCCCAGGATCCTCAAGATACACCCCAGGAACATAATAATCCACATAATCAAGACCCACAAGGCCAACAAGGTCTCCCCCAGACACACCAGGATCTGCTACCGGGTCACCAAGAAGCCCCACAAGGCCAGCATAACCTGCCATAA